GGATAACGCAAGATACCGCAGTCTTCGGACACGAAATGAAGCAAGGGCAAATGATTATGGCGTGGGTCGGTGCCGCCGATCGGGATGAGGCCCAGTTCGCCCATGGGGATGAGTTTGATGCCCATCGCCCGAATAATCAACAGCATCTCGCGTTCGGATCCGGTCCGCATTTCTGTTTGGGCGCCCCGCTTGCCCGCATGGAAGCGCGTATCGCGCTCTCCTCCTTTGTAAAGCGTTTCGCCGATATCGGGGCGGTTGAGGGCTTCGAGGTGACCGACCATTTGACCGATTCGGCGCTGGGCCAATCCCTTAAGAGCCTCCCTATTCGACTAGCTTAAGCTATTTAGTTCAAAAAGCTGCATGCAAAAAAACAGCGTTTTAACTTTAATTTAAAGTTAAAACGCTTTTTTTGTATACTATTGCTCTCAATTCATAAGACGCAAGTCCTACAGTGCTGCTGGATGACGCCTGGGAAATTCCGTTTGCGCTAGATCACAATTCGAGCCCATCGGATCAGAATGTCCGCCTGTTCCCCCGTGAAAAATTTCCCGGTTTGGTCCGTCACTTGGCCAATATAGTCGGCCATCATGCTCTTAGCCGCGTCTATTCTGCCGCTGCCTGCCGCTGCTTTCGCCTGATCCAGCTTTTGGTTCAGCGATTTTACGACTGTATCCCACTCTTTGGTACCCGTCGCCTTCAGGAATGAGTTTGTCACTGTCTTTAAGCTGTCAAACGTAACTGTCACCGTAAACGTGTGCGCAGCTGTCGTTTGATGGCCCGCCATATCCTCTGCTGTGATCGTTACAGTATTCTGACCGGCGGGCAGTGAGTAAGCCTTGGCCTGAACCAGCGGCTGGCCGCACGGCGTACCGTATACGCTCGAGATAACATCCGTCGCGCTGCATGTAATGCTCACCGTCTGATCGATCGTGTACGACGCCGAGCCCATTATCTGAACGACGGGTGCGCTCCGGTCGATCTTAATCTCAAGCTTGTTCGCTTCTCCCGAATCGACCGAACGGCGGTACTGCACCTGATGCGTTCCCTCTTGTGCCAGGGTGACAGGCGCGCCATAGACTGCCCAGGTGACTCCTCCGTCCAGGCTGTATTCCGCGATTGCCGCAGGAGACATGGTCACTGTGACTGGGGATGTATACCAGCCGTTCTTGCCTCCCGGAGCCGCAGGGTCTACAGACACAGTAACATCCTTCCACTGCAGCCCCTTGAGTGCAGCAATCAATCTCGCTGATGCCGAGTCGATCTCGGGCTGAGCTGCAGCCTCATTGCTGTAGACCTCTTGCGCTTTCTTTACTTCCGCCTGAAGCGCTTGTATGCTCTCCTCTTTGTACAGCCCGGTATCGACTGCACCGGCTTCTTCCAGTAAGATCGGAAGCAATGTCTTGTCGATCGGCTTGTCATAGAACTCAAGCTCAGCGACGTTCGAGTTACCGGCGGGAGAATAGAAGCGCAGATAATTGAAGGCTGTCGCATTTGTAATCGACGCTGTATTCCAAGCCGCCGCAGTGATGCCGTTAATCGTATAAAGATCGGTCCAGGCCATTCCATCATTCGACCCTTGAATGATAGAGCCCTTTACCCTGGATACAAAATTGGTTCTCGGATAGAATTTGACACTTCCGATGCTTCTGGCATTGTCCGCACCTAAATCGACAAGAATCCAGCTTGGGTTGGCTGTGGTATCGGTATAGGTGCCCGTATTGCCGTCAAAAGCCCGCCAACCGTTCTGTGCAGCTGACCCCGCGTTGGCGTCAGGCCAGACTACAGTAGAAGCGGTGACCATCGAAGACGTCACGGCAACTTTCGCCGCGGGAAGTGTGGATGCAGGCACCAGCAATGATTCGGCTTGAGCGAGCTGTTGGATAAGCGCCGCTTTATCGGCGTCCGGCAGCGCAAGCGCAGCCTGGATCCGTTCCGCTTCCTTCTTATACAGGTAGTAGCTGCCCTTGGTATAGCCGTCTGGCATCAGCAGTCCGAGACTAACCTTGAAAGCAACCGTTTGGCTGACCGTAAACAGCCCGTTGCTAACGGTAAAGATGGCAAAGTTGTCGCCGTAATTCGCCGGAGCCGGAGTCCACGTGAAGATACCTGTGACAGGATCAAACGCCGCGCCCGAAGGCAGTTTGGCAGCGCTGTAAGTTAGAGCCGCACCGGTAGGATCCGTCGCTTTCACCTGATACGTAAACGCTTGTCTTGTCTTAAGCTCCACCGTTCCACCCGGAGCGATGACCGGATCGCCTTTTACGGTGAGCTTGACGGTACGGGAAGTAGACCCTCCTTCCGCTGCAGCGGTTAAGGTTAACGTATAGACTCCGCCCTGCGTTCTGGCAGGCGTCCATGCGACTGTGCGCTTATCTGGATCGAAAACCGCTCCTTGCGGCAGTCCGCTTACACTGAATACGGTACCGGTTACGGAGTTCAACTGGTGAAGCTTGAAAGAGAGCTGATTGCCCGCGATGACGGTTTTGTCCGCAACGGGAGCAATCGCCGGAACGCCCGGCAGATAGACCAGACCTTCATAGGCCCCTCTTAAACGATCGGCTGCGGCGTCAACCTCAGCCTGGCTTGCGCCTGAATCGGATGCGACAGCCTGCGCCGAAGGTATTTCCTGCTGCAAAGCATGCACGCTGTCAGCCGTATAGATGCCGGCATTGCCTGCTGCAGCAGCCTGCTCCAACAAGAATTTAAGCAAGCTGTTGTCATTCCCATACCCGGTTTGATTATACACAGCCCCGATCTCGCCATCGCTTAAAACGCGATTGTAGATACGGAATTCGTCGACCATGCCGCTAAACAGCGGATCGGAAAACTGGCTTTTGCCGATATAGTTCGTGCCAGGCTGGAAATCGCCCGGTTTGATCGTGATACCGGTCTTCGCCGCCTTCAGCACGCCGTTCACGTACAGCTTCGCCGTTCCATTCCCTAGTGTCACCGCGACATGAGACCATTGACCCACCGGCAATTGCGCCGTTTCCACAAATTGTTCGCTACCGTTCTTGATCGAGAAACGAAGTGTGTTATTGCCCGATCTCGGCGTGAGGAACATATATTGATTTGTGTTATTGCCAAAGTCGAAGATCCTCTGCCACTGGCTGCTTCCATTCCAATACACCCAAGTGGCGAGGGTCATCTCGTTGTAGCCCGACATTGGCTGCGTCGCTGGCAGCACAACATAGCTGTCCGTGCCGTTTAAGCTGATCGCTTGCCCGACCTTTCCTGCCGGGTAAGCTGCGGCTCCAATAACGGTTCCGCCCGTGGACGTAGAGAACCCGAACGAATTATTTGCGTTTCCTTCGAATGAGTAGAGCGACGTTGTGTAAGGTACCAACAAACTGCGGGCATCATAAATTTCATTAATCAGCTCTTGCTCGTTATAATCGGGATTGCCGACGCTGCTCTTCACATATTCCAATTCTTTCTGGAACAGGTAGTAGCTTTGTTTCGTATAGTCTTCGTCAGGCAGCTTCTCCGCTTCCGCCAGCGCTTCGGCAATCGTGCCGGGAATTTGGGTGACCATCTCATGACGCTCTCCGAAGATTCGGAATTCAGCCGGCTCAATCATCGGAGCACCTGGGAACAGTTCGGTCGCCGGCTCGATCATCTGGATTTTCAGGAAGCGGAACTGCTCATCTTTGAGGCTATCCTCTACGTCAAGTTTTTGCATATCTTCCGTCACTGTCGTCAGACCGGGCGTTAACCGTGTCCAATTGACTTTATTGTTCGATCCGAATACGGCAACGCCGCCGATCCGTTCGGGAAAGCTGGCTCTTACCTGGAGCCCGAACGCATTGGCCGATACTTTAAAGTCA
This is a stretch of genomic DNA from Paenibacillus sp. sptzw28. It encodes these proteins:
- a CDS encoding LamG-like jellyroll fold domain-containing protein; protein product: MMFLKRFNYGNEFKRILSIVICISFMAALLPISPRVSAAETTVQSVITDYLPTIAEVIDASGFKHPGVGLTKDILENVRAQVRAQKEPWNTYFNQMLLSAAAAKNVTSSNQSGADPTKPASNAFNSQGFNSRFIADGLKAYTQALLYVITGDEVYRANAMRIIRIWEQMDPAKYVYFTDSHIHTGIPLNRMTTAAEILRYTSTENPSLAWTDKDTADFTNNLINPVIETFQHTNYRFMNQHLYSLLGAMSGYIFTGNRDRYNEGVEWFTVNKTAVDQGQNGAIKALFRLVDTNALTGEPVDPPVVQHVEMGRDQAHGAGDITNVEIISRLLLAQGTKVDPVDGTASTAPDAVGPYEFLDNRILKAADLFARFMIGYDTPWIPVAAHTDANGNPTIIYKDISGAYRGRIGGNVYDLYYYYKYTAGVNMAEAAPYFTEMFAKRLPFYWESPDGGADYWLFIPKEAEAEGAQYLPKPVSNPDLREVENRYTRFDGNSATKQEGDTSFVQFTATEEGSKIALVASSTGSKTIGFRIRTNGTAKLEVIGGIGDTITLPDTMGQWRYVTYTMNNFQFFGDLVYFKVKGSGTTVDLDHVNVNAGAQLTPPVFSAGNAPLKLFAYVGSEAPVKFDFTAADPNATDVVTYQIDNKPEGAVLSESTGVFSWTPTEAGTYSFVVGASDGTTVTTKDVTVIVTDDRESAVAAVITPYNPSTNYISSTLERYKVVYTDVMSAINSSADEVFYQKLVGLSNAVQGLQLLTPLLSDGSMNYLNMFASSTFGNAVPNLLDNGNGSFVCFCWAQNLTYYMDFGPDFKVSANAFGLQVRASFPERIGGVAVFGSNNKVNWTRLTPGLTTVTEDMQKLDVEDSLKDEQFRFLKIQMIEPATELFPGAPMIEPAEFRIFGERHEMVTQIPGTIAEALAEAEKLPDEDYTKQSYYLFQKELEYVKSSVGNPDYNEQELINEIYDARSLLVPYTTSLYSFEGNANNSFGFSTSTGGTVIGAAAYPAGKVGQAISLNGTDSYVVLPATQPMSGYNEMTLATWVYWNGSSQWQRIFDFGNNTNQYMFLTPRSGNNTLRFSIKNGSEQFVETAQLPVGQWSHVAVTLGNGTAKLYVNGVLKAAKTGITIKPGDFQPGTNYIGKSQFSDPLFSGMVDEFRIYNRVLSDGEIGAVYNQTGYGNDNSLLKFLLEQAAAAGNAGIYTADSVHALQQEIPSAQAVASDSGASQAEVDAAADRLRGAYEGLVYLPGVPAIAPVADKTVIAGNQLSFKLHQLNSVTGTVFSVSGLPQGAVFDPDKRTVAWTPARTQGGVYTLTLTAAAEGGSTSRTVKLTVKGDPVIAPGGTVELKTRQAFTYQVKATDPTGAALTYSAAKLPSGAAFDPVTGIFTWTPAPANYGDNFAIFTVSNGLFTVSQTVAFKVSLGLLMPDGYTKGSYYLYKKEAERIQAALALPDADKAALIQQLAQAESLLVPASTLPAAKVAVTSSMVTASTVVWPDANAGSAAQNGWRAFDGNTGTYTDTTANPSWILVDLGADNARSIGSVKFYPRTNFVSRVKGSIIQGSNDGMAWTDLYTINGITAAAWNTASITNATAFNYLRFYSPAGNSNVAELEFYDKPIDKTLLPILLEEAGAVDTGLYKEESIQALQAEVKKAQEVYSNEAAAQPEIDSASARLIAALKGLQWKDVTVSVDPAAPGGKNGWYTSPVTVTMSPAAIAEYSLDGGVTWAVYGAPVTLAQEGTHQVQYRRSVDSGEANKLEIKIDRSAPVVQIMGSASYTIDQTVSITCSATDVISSVYGTPCGQPLVQAKAYSLPAGQNTVTITAEDMAGHQTTAAHTFTVTVTFDSLKTVTNSFLKATGTKEWDTVVKSLNQKLDQAKAAAGSGRIDAAKSMMADYIGQVTDQTGKFFTGEQADILIRWARIVI